A window of Diospyros lotus cultivar Yz01 chromosome 14, ASM1463336v1, whole genome shotgun sequence contains these coding sequences:
- the LOC127789802 gene encoding pre-mRNA-processing-splicing factor 8A, with product MWNNNGQIAPPGTGGSSIPPPPAAQPSYTVLPSPAEAEARLEEKARKWMQLNSKRYGDKRKFGFVETQKEDMPPEHVRKIIRDHGDMSSKKFRHDKRVYLGALKFVPHAVYKLLENIPMPWEQVRDVKVLYHITGAITFVNEIPWVVEPIYLAQWGTMWIMMRREKRDRRHFKRMRFPPFDDEEPPLDYADNLLDVDPLEPIQLEMDEEEDSAVYTWFYDHKPLVKTKLINGPSYRKWHLSLPIMATLHRLAGQLLSDLIDRNYFYLFDMESFFTAKALNMCIPGGPKFEPLYRDMEKGDEDWNEFNDINKLIIRSPLRTEYRIAFPHLYNNRPRKVKLCVYHTPMIMYIKTEDPDLPAFYYDPLIHPITTANKERREKKVHEEDDDDDFYLPEGVDPLLRDTPLYTDTTAAGISLLFAPRPFNMRSGRMRRAEDIPLVSEWYKEHCPPSYPVKVRVSYQKLLKCFVLNELHHRPPKAQKKKHLFRSLGATKFFQTTELDWAEAGLQVCKQGYNMLNLLIHRKNLNYLHLDYNFNLKPVKTLTTKERKKSRFGNAFHLCREILRLTKLVVDANIQYRLGNVDAFQLADGLQYTFSHVGQLTGMYRYKYRLMRQIRMCKDLKHLIYYRFNTGPVGKGPGCGFWAPMWRVWLFFLRGIVPLLERWLGNLLARQFEGRHSKGVAKTVTKQRVESHFDLELRAAVMHDVLDAMPEGIKQNKARTILQHLSEAWRCWKANIPWKVPGLPVPIENMILRYVKSKADWWTNVAHYNRERIRRGATVDKTVCRKNLGRLTRLWLKAEQERQHNYLKDGPYVTPEEAVAIYTTTVHWLESRKFSPIPFPPLSYKHDTKLLILALERLKESYSVAVRLNQLQREELGLIEQAYDNPHEALSRIKRHLLTQRAFKEVGIEFMDLYSYLIPVYEIEPLEKITDAYLDQYLWYEGDKRHLFPNWIKPADSEPPPLLVYKWCQGINNLQGIWDTSEGQCVVMLQTKFEKFFEKIDLTMLNRLLRLVLDHNIADYVTAKNNVVLSYKDMSHTNSYGLIRGLQFASFVVQYYGLVLDLLLLGLTRASEIAGPPQMPNEFITYWDTKVETRHPIRLYSRYIDKVHILFRFTHEEARDLIQRYLTEHPDPNNENMVGYNNKKCWPRDARMRLMKHDVNLGRSVFWDMKNRLPRSITTLEWENSFVSVYSKDNPNLLFSMCGFEVRILPKIRMTQEAFSNTRDGVWNLQNEQTKERTAVAFLRVDDEHMKVFENRVRQILMSSGSTTFTKIVNKWNTALIGLMTYFREATVHTQELLDLLVKCENKIQTRIKIGLNSKMPSRFPPVIFYTPKEIGGLGMLSMGHILIPQSDLRYSQQTDVGVTHFRSGMSHEEDQLIPNLYRYIQPWESEFIDSQRVWAEYALKRQEAQSQNRRLTLEDLEDSWDRGIPRINTLFQKDRHTLAYDKGWRVRTDFKQYQVLKQNPFWWTHQRHDGKLWNLNNYRTDVIQALGGVEGILEHTLFKGTYFPTWEGLFWEKASGFEESMKYKKLTNAQRSGLNQIPNRRFTLWWSPTINRANVYVGFQVQLDLTGIFMHGKIPTLKISLIQIFRAHLWQKIHESVVMDLCQVLDQELDALEIETVQKETIHPRKSYKMNSSCADILLFAAHRWPMSKPSLVAESKDVFDQKASNKYWIDVQLRWGDYDSHDIERYTRAKFMDYTTDNMSIYPSPTGVMIGLDLAYNLHSAFGNWFPGSKPLLAQAMNKIMKSNPALYVLRERIRKGLQLYSSEPTEPYLSSQNYGEIFSNQIIWFVDDTNVYRVTIHKTFEGNLTTKPINGAIFIFNPRTGQLFLKVIHTSVWAGQKRLGQLAKWKTAEEVAALVRSLPVEEQPKQIIVTRKGMLDPLEVHLLDFPNIVIKGSELQLPFQACLKIEKFGDLILKATEPQMVLFNIYDDWLKSISSYTAFSRLILILRALHVNNEKAKMLLKPDKTIVTEPHHIWPSLSDDQWMKVEVALRDLILSDYAKKNNVNTSALTQSEIRDIILGAEITPPSQQRQQIAEIEKQAKEASQLTAVTTRTTNVHGDELIVTTTSPYEQAAFGSKTDWRVRAISATNLYLRVNHIYVNSEDIKETGYTYIMPKNILKKFICIADLRTQIAGYLYGISPPDNPQVKEIRCIGMPPQWGTHQQVHLPSALPEHDFLNDLEPLGWMHTQPNELPQLSPQDVTAHARILENNKQWDGERCIILTCSFTPGSCSLTAYKLTPTGYEWGRANKDTGSNPHGYLPTHYEKVQMLLSDRFLGFYMIPDNGPWNYNFMGVKHTVSMKYGVKLGAPREYYHEDHRPTHYLEFSNLEEGETAEADREDTFS from the exons GGATCATGGTGATATGTCCTCAAAGAAATTCCGTCATGATAAACGTGTTTATCTTGGAGCCCTTAAATTTGTCCCACATGCAGTTTACAAGCTTCTAGAGAACATCCCAATGCCTTGGGAACAG GTCCGTGATGTAAAGGTTTTATACCATATTACTGGAGCTATCACATTCGTGAATGAAATACCATGGGTTGTGGAGCCCATTTATTTGGCTCAG tGGGGTACAATGTGGATCATGATGAGGAGAGAAAAGAGGGATCGCAGGCATTTTAAAAGAATGAGATTTCCTCCTTTTGATGATGAGGAACCCCCATTGGATTACGCTGATAATCTTTTAGATGTAGATCCTCTGGAGCCTATTCAACTAGAGATGGATGAGGAAGAAGATTCAGCTGTATATACCTGGTTTTATGACCATAAACCACTTGTCAAAACAAAGCTTATAAATGGTCCAAGTTATCGGAAATGGCATCTCTCTCTTCCTATCATGGCTACACTTCATCGGCTGGCGGGGCAACTTCTCTCTGATCTAATTGATCGCAATTATTTCTACTTGTTTGATATGGAGTCATTTTTTACTGCTAAAGCTCTGAACATGTGCATTCCTG GTGGTCCCAAGTTTGAACCTTTGTACCGTGACATGGAGAAAGGTGATGAAGACTGGAATGAATTCAATGACATAAACAAACTTATCATTCGATCACCTCTGAGGACAGAGTACAGAATTGCATTCCCTCATCTTTATAACAACAGGCCCAGGAAAGTAAAGCTATGTGTATATCACACACCAATGATTATGTACATAAAAACTGAGGATCCAGATCTCCCCGCATTTTATTATGATCCTCTAATACACCCCATAACCACTGCTAACAAAGAGCGGCGTGAGAAAAAGGTTCATGaagaggatgatgatgatgatttttatCTTCCTGAGGGAGTAGATCCGCTTCTGAGAGATACTCCATTATATACTGACACTACAGCTGCTGGTATTTCCTTATTATTTGCCCCTCGTCCTTTTAACATGAGGTCTGGTCGGATGCGACGAGCTGAAGATATTCCCCTTGTGTCTGAGTGGTACAAGGAACATTG TCCTCCATCATACCCTGTTAAAGTCCGGGTCAGCTACCAGAAATTGTTGAAGTGCTTTGTGTTGAATGAGCTACATCATAGACCACCAAAGGCTCAGAAGAAGAAGCACTTATTCCGCTCTCTTGGTGCTACAAAGTTTTTCCAAACTACTGAACTGGATTGGGCTGAGGCAGGTCTCCAAGTTTGTAAACAAGGGTATAACATGCTTAATCTGTTGATACACAGGAAGAATTTGAATTATCTCCATCTTGACTATAACTTCAACCTAAAGCCTGTCAAGACACTTACTACTAAGGAGCGTAAGAAGTCAAGGTTCGGTAATGCCTTCCATCTGTGCCGTGAAATATTGCGGCTGACAAAGCTTGTAGTTGATGCTAATATACAGTACCGCTTGGGAAATGTAGATGCATTTCAGTTGGCAGATGGCTTGCAATATACATTTTCACATGTGGGCCAGTTGACAGGCATGTACCGGTACAAGTACAGGCTCATGCGACAGATTCGAATGTGCAAAGATTTGAAGCACTTGATTTACTACCGATTCAATACTGGACCAGTGGGGAAAGGTCCTGGATGTGGATTCTGGGCACCAATGTGGAGAGTATGGTTGTTCTTCCTGAGGGGCATAGTGCCTCTGCTGGAAAGGTGGTTGGGTAATTTACTTGCACGACAGTTTGAGGGGCGGCATTCAAAAGGAGTAGCCAAGACTGTTACAAAGCAGCGTGTTGAAAGCCACTTTGATCTTGAGCTTCGTGCTGCTGTTATGCATGATGTTCTTGATGCCATGCCAG AGGGCATCAAGCAAAATAAGGCAAGAACTATCCTGCAGCATCTTAGTGAAGCATGGCGCTGTTGGAAAGCAAATATTCCTTGGAAG GTTCCTGGATTGCCTGTTCCAATTGAGAATATGATTCTTCGTTATGTCAAGTCCAAAGCAGATTGGTGGACAAATGTTGCCCATTATAATCGTGAACGTATAAGAAGGGGTGCAACAGTTGATAAGACAGTTTGTCGCAAGAATCTGGGAAGATTGACTCGCCTCTGGTTGAAGGCTGAACAG GAACGGCAGCATAATTACTTGAAGGATGGTCCATATGTGACACCAGAGGAAGCTGTGGCTATTTACACAACTACTGTTCATTGGCTGGAATCGCggaaattttctcctattcCATTTCCTCCATTGTCTTACAAGCATGACACAAAGCTTCTTATCCTTGCTCTCGAGAGGTTGAAAGAATCTTATAGCGTGGCTGTGAGATTAAATCAACTACAAAGAGAGGAGTTAGGTCTTATTGAGCAAGCTTATGATAACCCACATGAAGCATTGTCTCGCATAAAGCGTCACCTCCTTACACAGCGTGCCTTCAAAGAA GTTGGCATTGAGTTTATGGATTTGTACAGCTATCTGATTCCAGTTTACGAGATTGAACCACTTGAGAAAATTACTGATGCATATCTTGACCAATACCTGTGGTATGAAGGTGACAAACGCCATCTTTTCCCCAATTGGATTAAGCCAGCTGACTCGGAGCCACCACCATTACTAGTCTATAAATGGTGCCAGGGTATAAACAATTTGCAAGGAATATGGGACACTAGTGAAGGGCAGTGTGTTGTGATGCTTCAGACtaagtttgagaaattctttgaaaaaattgacTTGACAATGCTGAATAG GCTTCTGCGACTGGTCCTTGATCACAACATTGCTGATTATGTCACTGCAAAGAACAATGTTGTATTATCGTACAAGGATATGAGTCACACAAACTCTTACGGGCTTATACGTGGACTTCAATTCGCTTCTTTCGTGGTACAGTATTATGGGCTGGTGCTAGACCTTCTACTTCTTGGTTTGACTAGAGCCAGTGAAATTGCTGGTCCTCCACAAATGCCAAACGAGTTCATTACTTATTGGGACACTAAAGTTGAAACTCGGCATCCAATTCGATTGTACTCGCGATATATTGACAAAGTGCATATATTGTTCCGTTTCACCCATGAAGAAGCAAGGGACCTCATCCAGCGTTATCTTACTGAACATCCCGATCCTAATAATGAGAATATGGTTGGGTATAACAATAAGAAGTGTTGGCCAAGAGATGCAAGAATGAGGCTAATGAAGCATGATG TCAATCTTGGAAGAAGTGTTTTTTGGGATATGAAGAACCGTCTTCCTCGAAGTATCACGACATTGGAGTGGGAGAACAGTTTTGTTTCTGTTTACAGTAAAGACAATCCAAATTTGCTTTTCAGCAT GTGTGGTTTTGAAGTTCGGATACTGCCCAAAATAAGAATGACCCAAGAGGCATTCAGCAATACAAGAGACGGTGTTTGGAATCTGCAGAATGAACAAACTAAAGAACGGACTGCAGTTGCTTTCTTAAGGGTTGATGATGAACACATGAAGGTGTTTGAGAATCGCGTGAGGCAAATTCTTATGTCTTCGGGTTCAACAACATTCACAAAAATTGTCAACAAATGGAATACAGCTCTTATAG GCCTCATGACATACTTCCGTGAAGCCACTGTGCACACACAAGAGTTGTTAGATTTGCTGGTGAAATgtgaaaacaaaattcaaacccGTATAAAAATCGGATTGAACTCAAAAATGCCTAGCAG GTTCCCTCCTGTCATATTTTATACTCCAAAGGAAATTGGTGGGCTCGGTATGTTATCTATGGGTCACATACTGATACCCCAAAGTGATCTCCGTTACAGTCAACAGACAGATGTTGGCGTCACACATTTTAGGAGTGGAATGAGCCATGAAGAGGACCAGCTGATTCCAAATCTTTATCGTTACATACAG CCGTGGGAGAGTGAGTTCATTGATTCTCAGCGAGTATGGGCAGAATATGCTCTCAAGAGGCAAGAAGCTCAATCGCAAAATAGGCGTTTGACTCTTGAAGATTTGGAA GATTCATGGGATCGTGGAATACCTCGAATCAATACCTTGTTCCAGAAGGATCGCCACACCCTTGCATATGACAAAGGATGGAGAGTTCGTACAGATTTTAAACAGTATCAAGTTCTGAAGCAAAATCCATTCTGGTGGACGCACCAGAGACATGATGGAAAATTATGGAACTTGAATAACTATCGTACTGATGTCATCCAAGCACTTGGAGGAGTTGAAGGAATACTTGAGCATACATTATTTAAAGGAACTTA CTTTCCTACTTGGGAGGGTCTCTTCTGGGAGAAGGCTTCTGGTTTTGAGGAGTCCATGAAGTATAAAAAGCTGACTAATGCACAGAGATCTGGTCTTAATCAAATCCCTAACCGGAGGTTTACCCTTTGGTGGTCACCTACCATTAATAGGGCCAATGTCTATGTTGGTTTCCAAGTGCAGCTGGATTTAACGGGTATATTCATGCATGGGAAGATTCCAACTCTGAAGATCTCACTCATTCAGATATTCCGGGCTCACTTGTGGCAGAAGATTCATGAGAGTGTCGTCATGGACCTGTGCCAAGTTTTGGATCAGGAGTTGGATGCACTTGAGATTGAAACGGTCCAGAAGGAAACCATCCATCCAAGGAAGAGTTACAAAATGAACAGCTCTTGTGCTGACATTCTTTTATTTGCTGCGCATAGATGGCCCATGTCGAAACCAAGTCTAGTGGCTGAGTCAAAGGATGTGTTTGATCAAAAAGCAAGCAACAAATACTGGATAGATGTTCAGCTTCGTTGGGGAGACTATGACTCTCATGATATTGAACGTTATACTAGGGCCAAATTTATGGATTACACTACAGACAACATGTCTATCTATCCTTCACCAACTG GGGTAATGATTGGTCTTGATCTTGCTTACAACTTGCATTCTGCATTTGGGAACTGGTTTCCTGGATCAAAACCACTGCTAGCTCAGGCCATGAATAAGATAATGAAG TCAAATCCTGCTTTATATGTTTTGAGGGAGCGCATCAGGAAAGGGTTGCAGTTGTATTCTTCTGAGCCTACAGAGCCATACTTGTCATCTCAGAACTATGGAGAGATATTCAGCAATCAGATAATTTGGTTTGTTGATGACACAAATGTGTATCGTGTCACAATTCATAAGACATTTGAAGGAAATCTCACAACTAAACCCATAAATGGTGCTATATTCATTTTTAATCCAAGGACGGGGCAGCTGTTTctgaag GTCATTCACACGAGTGTATGGGCAGGACAAAAGCGTCTGGGTCAGTTAGCCAAGTGGAAGACAGCAGAAGAAGTGGCAGCTCTTGTGCGGTCCCTGCCTGTTGAAGAACAACCAAAACAAATCATTGTGACACGTAAAGGAATGTTGGATCCTCTGGAGGTCCACTTACTGGACTTTCCCAACATTGTTATTAAGGGAAGTGAGCTGCAACTTCCCTTCCAAGCTTGCTTGAAGATTGAGAAATTTGGTGATCTCATTTTGAAGGCCACAGAGCCACAAATGGTCTTATTCAACATATATGATGATTGGTTGAAAAGTATTTCATCCTACACCGCATTCTCCAGACTCATTTTGATTCTGCGCGCTCTTCATGTGAACAATGAGAAGGCAAAAATGTTACTAAAGCCTGATAAGACAATTGTCACTGAACCCCACCACATCTGGCCATCCCTTTCAGATGATCAGTGGATGAAG GTTGAGGTGGCTTTGAGAGATCTTATACTTTCAGATTATGCCAAGAAGAATAATGTGAACACATCAGCATTGACACAGTCTGAGATTCGTGATATAATTCTTGGAGCTGAAATTACGCCACCCTCACAGCAAAGACAACAAATAGCAGAGATTGAGAAACAG GCAAAAGAAGCAAGTCAATTGACTGCGGTAACTACAAGGACAACAAATGTTCACGGTGATGAACTCATTGTCACCACCACCAGTCCCTATGAGCAGGCAGCATTTGGGTCTAAAACTGACTGGCGTGTCAGAGCAATTTCAGCCACAAATCTCTATCTCCGGGTGAATCATATATACGTGAATTCAGAGGACATAAAG GAAACGGGCTATACATACATCATGCCCAAAAACATTTTGAAGAAGTTCATATGCATTGCAGATCTGCGGACTCAAATTGCTGGATACTTGTATGGCATAAGTCCTCCGGACAATCCTCAGGTCAAAGAAATTCGTTGTATTGGCATGCCACCACAGTGGGGTACTCATCAGCAAGTGCATCTCCCATCAGCCCTTCCTGAGCACGATTTTCTGAATGATTTAGAGCCTTTAGGGTGGATGCACACACAACCAAATGAACTTCCTCAATTGTCTCCCCAG GATGTTACCGCCCATGCACGGATCCTTGAGAACAACAAACAATGGGATGGGGAAAGATGCATTATCCTGACTTGCAGTTTTACGCCAGGCTCATGTTCGTTGACTGCATATAAGCTTACCCCGACTGGGTATGAGTGGGGACGGGCCAACAAGGACACTGGAAGCAATCCTCATGGCTATTTGCCAACGCATTACGAGAAGGTCCAGATGCTACTGAGTGACCGCTTCCTTGGGTTCTACATG ATACCGGATAACGGCCCATGGAATTACAACTTCATGGGAGTGAAGCACACGGTGAGCATGAAGTACGGGGTGAAGCTGGGAGCGCCGCGAGAGTACTACCACGAGGACCATAGGCCAACTCACTATCTGGAGTTCAGCAACTTGGAGGAGGGTGAGACTGCAGAGGCTGACAGGGAGGATACCTTCTCATGA
- the LOC127790959 gene encoding uncharacterized protein LOC127790959, whose amino-acid sequence MGQLELALVAVAKKNTLISNLFRLVADVVNIVGASSKRCDHLREKQANIVAKALENSEILSGKGLNQETTLQRSGDTRWGSHYNSLISLLAMFSIVIDVLEMISVDGSNSDKKCEAYNWLESILSFDFAFNLHLMRTVLAMKNELSKALQRKDQDIVNAMELVKLCKQLLQSFRNDGWDSFVQQVYSFCQVHYIDVPNMDDMFICRAARGRPQHQAPEITYLHHFRVDLFYVVIDMQLQELNDRFSEANIELLLCVACLCPKDSFSAFDKKRLIQLTEFYPEDFSLVNLLTLDDQLETFIFNMRSNKEFEGLKDLGDLAEKLVMTKKNIIYPLVYKLLTLVLVLPIATATIERVFSAMNIMKDRLRNRMGDQWMNDSLVVYVEKEIFLNIDNEVIIQRCQNMKYRKELLYDIE is encoded by the exons ATGGGGCAA CTTGAGCTAGCTCTTGTAGCCGTGGCAAAGAAGAATACTTTAATTTCTAACCTTTTTCGTTTGGTTGCTGATGTGGTCAATATTGTTGGAGCATCGTCTAAACGTTGTGATCATCTTCGAGAGAAACAAGCAAATATTGTTGCAAAAGCATTGGAGAATAGTGAGATTTTAAGTGGAAAGGGACTTAATCAAGAAACTACCCTTCAGCGTTCTGGTGATACGCGTTGGGGTTCACATTATAATTCTTTGATTAGCTTGCTTGCCATGTTCTCAATTGTTATTGATGTGCTTGAAATGATTAGTGTTGATGGATCAAATTCTGATAAAAAATGTGAAGCATATAATTGGTTGGAGTCAATACTATCATTTGATTTTGCATTTAATCTACACTTGATGAGAACTGTTTTGGCgatgaaaaatgaattatcAAAGGCATTACAGAGAAAAGATCAAGATATTGTAAATGCAATGGAATTGGTGAAACTATGCAAACAACTACTCCAATCTTTTAGAAATGATGGGTGGGATTCGTTTGTGCAACAAGTCTATTCTTTTTGTCAGGTGCACTACATTGATGTTCCAAACATGGATGATATGTTTATATGCCGTGCAGCTCGTGGTCGCCCACAACATCAAGCTCCAGAAATAACATATTTGCATCATTTCCGTGTAGATTTATTCTATGTTGTCATTGATATGCAACTTCAAGAGTTGAATGATCGTTTTTCGGAGGCAAATATCGAGTTGCTTCTTTGTGTAGCATGTCTATGTCCAAAAGATTCATTCTCTGCTTTTGACAAGAAGAGATTGATTCAACTTACTGAGTTTTATCCAGAAGATTTTTCATTAGTAAATCTCCTAACACTTGATGATCAACtagaaacttttatttttaatatgcgCTCTAACAAAGAGTTTGAAGGATTGAAAGACCTTGGTGATCTTGCAGAGAAGTTGGTTATGacgaaaaaaaacataatatatccGTTGGTGTACAAACTTCTGACTTTGGTACTAGTTCTCCCGATTGCTACTGCTACTATCGAGAGAGTATTTTCTGCAATGAACATTATGAAGGATAGATTGCGCAATCGAATGGGAGATCAGTGGATGAATGATAGCCTAGTTGTTTATGTTGAGAAAGAGATATTTTTGAACATTGATAATGAAGTCATTATACAACGTtgtcaaaatatgaaatatcgCAAAGAACTATTATATGATattgaataa